A part of Prolixibacteraceae bacterium genomic DNA contains:
- a CDS encoding SDR family oxidoreductase encodes MFGYKFLVTGGAGFIGSNLIDFLLSQGAAVVCLDNFATGKRENLNDASKNDRFTLYEGDIRNYEDCQKAVVGCDYVLHQAALGSVPRSIEDPMASTDVNIGGFVKMLHAAKEAGVKRFVYAASSSTYGDHPDMPKVEHKFGNALSPYAITKYVDELYARNFADLYGIECIGLRYFNVFGRRQDPNGAYAAVIPKFVSSLINHESPYINGDGSYSRDFTYIDNVVQANIKAATTPTKDIVCQMSLYANEQTIDFDASRPLSEVINIAYGERTTLNDLVVYLKEALSAYDSNILNVPTVYRETRNGDIPHSLASIKKASALIGYHPEYSVREGILEACGWYYKNLK; translated from the coding sequence ATGTTTGGATATAAATTCTTAGTAACTGGCGGTGCTGGTTTTATTGGCTCAAATTTGATTGACTTCCTACTATCTCAAGGAGCTGCCGTTGTTTGTTTGGACAATTTTGCTACAGGAAAGAGAGAGAATCTTAATGATGCATCGAAAAACGATAGGTTTACATTGTATGAAGGAGATATTCGTAATTATGAAGATTGTCAAAAAGCAGTAGTAGGATGTGATTATGTATTGCATCAGGCTGCTTTGGGAAGTGTTCCACGTTCTATTGAGGATCCAATGGCTTCGACAGATGTTAATATTGGTGGATTTGTAAAGATGCTTCATGCAGCAAAAGAGGCAGGAGTGAAACGATTTGTTTATGCCGCTTCATCTTCTACTTATGGTGATCATCCAGATATGCCAAAGGTTGAGCATAAGTTTGGGAATGCTCTTTCTCCTTATGCTATTACAAAGTATGTTGATGAGTTGTATGCACGCAATTTTGCAGATCTATATGGGATAGAGTGTATTGGATTGCGTTATTTCAATGTGTTTGGTCGTAGGCAGGATCCTAATGGGGCTTATGCTGCAGTGATTCCTAAATTTGTTAGTAGTTTGATAAATCATGAATCTCCCTATATTAATGGGGACGGAAGTTATTCTCGTGATTTTACCTATATCGATAATGTTGTCCAGGCTAATATAAAGGCAGCTACAACTCCTACGAAAGATATTGTTTGTCAAATGAGTTTATATGCAAACGAACAAACGATTGACTTCGATGCTTCTCGTCCTTTGAGTGAAGTGATTAATATTGCCTATGGTGAAAGAACGACGTTAAATGATCTTGTTGTGTATCTCAAGGAGGCTTTGAGTGCATATGATTCAAATATTCTTAACGTGCCGACTGTTTATCGAGAGACGCGTAATGGTGATATTCCACACTCTTTGGCATCTATAAAGAAAGCTTCGGCATTAATTGGTTATCACCCTGAATATAGTGTAAGAGAAGGTATCTTAGAAGCATGTGGATGGTACTATAAAAACCTAAAATAG
- a CDS encoding nucleotide sugar dehydrogenase, translating to MKKIAVIGLGYVGLPLAVEFGKKYPTIGFDINIDRVTELQEGKDHTLEVTEDYLQEVLSGSNDNVGICFSSNIEDLKEANFFVVTVPTPTDKHHRPVLTPLVKASETVGAVLKKGDIVVYESTVYPGVTEDECVPVLERVSGLKYNEDFFVGYSPERINPGDKEHTVTKIKKVTSGSTPEIAKVVDGVYKSVIVAGTHLAATIKVAEAAKVIENSQRDINIAFVNELHKIFNLLDINTYDVLEAAGTKWNFLPFKPGMVGGHCIGVDPYYLAQKAQEVGYHPEIILAGRRMNDGMGPYFAHDIVKKMILNDIPVKGAKVLVLGITFKENCPDIRNTKVVDLIHTLEEYGIDISVYDPWANCDEVQSEYGIFCENDIESMNSDYTVLAVAHNEFKDVAVDYSIKHI from the coding sequence ATGAAAAAAATAGCAGTAATAGGATTAGGGTACGTTGGGTTACCTCTAGCAGTTGAATTTGGAAAGAAGTATCCTACTATAGGATTTGATATAAATATAGATCGTGTCACGGAATTACAAGAAGGAAAGGATCATACTTTAGAGGTTACTGAGGATTACTTGCAAGAAGTTCTTTCTGGATCTAATGATAATGTTGGTATTTGTTTTTCTAGTAATATAGAGGATCTAAAAGAAGCAAACTTTTTTGTGGTGACAGTTCCTACTCCAACAGATAAACATCACCGTCCTGTGTTAACTCCTCTCGTAAAAGCATCAGAAACCGTTGGTGCTGTTTTGAAGAAAGGTGATATTGTGGTTTATGAATCAACAGTATATCCAGGTGTAACTGAGGATGAGTGTGTACCAGTATTAGAGAGAGTTTCTGGTTTAAAATATAATGAGGATTTTTTTGTGGGATACTCGCCAGAAAGAATCAATCCTGGAGACAAGGAGCATACGGTAACTAAGATTAAAAAGGTAACCTCAGGATCTACACCTGAGATTGCAAAAGTAGTGGATGGAGTTTATAAAAGTGTGATTGTCGCTGGGACTCATCTTGCTGCTACTATTAAAGTAGCTGAAGCAGCAAAGGTGATTGAGAATTCACAAAGAGATATCAATATTGCCTTTGTGAATGAGTTACATAAGATATTTAACTTATTAGATATCAATACGTATGATGTTTTGGAGGCTGCTGGAACCAAATGGAACTTCTTGCCGTTTAAACCTGGAATGGTTGGGGGACACTGTATTGGAGTAGATCCATATTACTTAGCTCAAAAGGCGCAAGAAGTAGGATATCATCCTGAGATTATCTTGGCTGGACGACGTATGAATGATGGTATGGGTCCATATTTTGCACATGACATTGTGAAGAAAATGATTCTAAACGATATCCCCGTTAAAGGAGCTAAAGTGCTTGTGTTAGGAATAACTTTCAAAGAGAATTGTCCTGATATTCGAAATACTAAAGTAGTAGATTTGATTCATACATTAGAGGAGTATGGTATTGATATATCTGTTTATGACCCTTGGGCTAATTGTGATGAAGTTCAGAGTGAATATGGGATTTTTTGTGAGAATGATATTGAGTCGATGAATTCAGATTATACAGTTTTAGCTGTAGCTCATAATGAGTTTAAGGATGTAGCTGTGGATTATTCGATCAAGCATATATGA
- a CDS encoding glycosyltransferase family 4 protein: MIKLIRITTVPVSLHTLLKGQLSYVNRFIRVIGISSPGEMLNETKSREGIDVFSVKMKRKPSPLIDIISIFRLYKKMKEEKPDIVHTHTPKAGMCGMIAARLSKVPIRIHTVAGMPLMESVGIKRKLFLFIERLTYNCASLVLPNSNGLYEFILSEKLVSCDKSEVIGFGSSNGIDTSFFSIDKIMPHTKVLLREKYTIRQDDVVLLFVGRLVGDKGINELVASFKNIQQKHSNLKLLLVGPREDHLDPLESETINEILNNPYIVEAGWQGDVRPFMAISDMLVFPSYREGFPNVVMQAGAMGLPSIVTDINGCNEIIVNDQNGVIIPPKDSQALTKACLNLIEDDNKRIRYASCAREMIQNRYEQQYVWSKMLKMYKEQLDKAGVKNSIVIPSYECISRK, translated from the coding sequence ATGATTAAACTTATTCGAATAACGACAGTTCCTGTTTCTTTACATACTTTACTTAAGGGGCAATTGTCATACGTAAATCGATTTATACGTGTGATTGGGATTTCTTCTCCAGGAGAAATGTTAAATGAAACAAAAAGTCGAGAAGGTATTGATGTTTTTTCTGTAAAAATGAAACGTAAGCCAAGTCCTTTGATAGATATTATTTCTATTTTTCGTTTATACAAGAAGATGAAAGAGGAGAAACCAGACATTGTTCATACCCATACTCCTAAAGCAGGGATGTGCGGTATGATTGCAGCCAGGCTTTCAAAAGTGCCTATTAGGATACACACAGTAGCTGGGATGCCTTTGATGGAGAGTGTTGGAATTAAAAGAAAGTTGTTCTTATTTATAGAAAGATTGACATATAATTGTGCATCTTTAGTATTGCCAAACTCTAATGGTTTGTATGAATTTATCCTTTCTGAAAAGTTGGTCTCTTGTGATAAGTCAGAAGTTATAGGCTTTGGAAGCAGTAATGGTATTGATACTTCTTTTTTCTCGATAGATAAAATAATGCCACATACTAAAGTGCTATTGAGAGAAAAATACACAATTAGGCAAGACGATGTTGTTTTACTTTTTGTCGGGCGTTTGGTTGGTGATAAAGGTATAAATGAGTTGGTCGCATCATTCAAAAATATTCAGCAAAAACATTCAAATCTTAAGTTGTTATTAGTTGGGCCAAGAGAAGATCATTTAGATCCTTTAGAATCAGAGACGATTAATGAAATACTAAATAATCCCTACATTGTTGAAGCAGGATGGCAAGGTGATGTGAGACCTTTTATGGCTATCAGTGACATGTTGGTGTTCCCAAGTTATCGGGAAGGTTTCCCCAATGTCGTTATGCAGGCTGGTGCTATGGGGTTGCCTTCTATTGTTACAGATATTAATGGTTGTAATGAGATTATTGTAAATGATCAAAATGGAGTTATTATTCCTCCAAAGGATAGCCAAGCTTTGACTAAAGCTTGCTTGAATTTGATTGAGGATGATAATAAAAGAATACGTTATGCTTCGTGTGCTAGAGAGATGATTCAAAATCGGTATGAACAACAGTATGTGTGGAGTAAAATGTTGAAGATGTACAAAGAACAGTTAGATAAAGCTGGAGTTAAGAATAGTATTGTAATACCATCATACGAATGTATCTCAAGAAAATAA
- a CDS encoding sugar transferase — protein MYLKKIKPILDFIISFIGFVIVSPLLFIVTILLFLANQGKPFFFQKRPGLHGKPFYIIKFKTMNDKRDDEGNLMSDAERLTRIGSFVRKTSIDELPQLINVLKGDISLVGPRPLLMEYLPLYNTEQARRHEVKPGITGWAQVNGRNSISWEEKFRLDVEYVDNCSLLLDCKILWMTVKKVLVRDGISAEGVVTMDKFTGSTK, from the coding sequence ATGTATCTCAAGAAAATAAAACCAATTTTAGATTTTATTATTTCATTCATTGGATTTGTTATAGTAAGCCCTTTACTATTTATTGTGACTATCCTTCTATTTCTTGCCAATCAAGGTAAACCTTTTTTCTTTCAAAAACGTCCTGGTTTACATGGAAAACCTTTTTATATCATCAAGTTTAAGACAATGAATGATAAACGTGATGATGAAGGAAACTTGATGTCAGATGCAGAACGTTTAACTAGAATTGGGTCATTCGTAAGAAAAACAAGTATAGATGAGTTACCTCAATTAATTAATGTTCTAAAAGGCGATATTAGTCTTGTTGGACCTCGTCCCTTGTTAATGGAGTACTTGCCTTTATATAATACAGAGCAAGCTAGACGTCATGAAGTGAAACCAGGGATTACAGGATGGGCACAGGTTAATGGACGAAATTCCATCAGCTGGGAAGAGAAGTTTCGATTAGACGTAGAGTATGTAGATAACTGTAGCTTATTATTAGATTGTAAAATTCTGTGGATGACGGTAAAGAAAGTATTGGTGCGTGATGGTATTAGTGCTGAAGGTGTTGTCACGATGGATAAGTTTACTGGTAGTACTAAGTAA
- a CDS encoding acetyltransferase, producing the protein MIYIYGASGHGKVVLDALTSSNIKVDAFIDDDESKKIFMELPVFRSRLIKSHDKVYWGIGSSSIRKIIAQKINCNWCNLISNSSICSNTARIGIGSVALQGAVIQSSVEVGDHVIVNTNASIDHDCMIGDFVHIAPGVTVCGDVTIGNNSWIGAGAVVIQGINIGSNVIVGAGAVVLKDIPDNVIVVGNPVRIVKENNK; encoded by the coding sequence ATGATATATATATATGGAGCAAGTGGTCATGGAAAGGTCGTGTTAGATGCTTTGACTTCTTCCAATATTAAAGTCGATGCTTTTATTGATGATGACGAATCAAAGAAGATTTTCATGGAACTACCTGTGTTTCGTTCTCGTCTAATAAAAAGTCATGATAAAGTATATTGGGGTATTGGTAGTTCGTCAATTCGAAAAATAATAGCTCAAAAAATTAATTGTAATTGGTGTAATCTCATTAGTAACAGTTCTATTTGTTCTAATACTGCTAGAATTGGGATTGGTTCTGTGGCATTGCAAGGTGCAGTAATTCAATCTTCTGTTGAAGTTGGAGATCATGTTATTGTAAATACGAATGCTTCTATAGATCATGATTGCATGATTGGTGATTTTGTTCACATAGCTCCTGGTGTTACTGTTTGTGGAGATGTTACCATTGGAAATAATTCTTGGATAGGAGCAGGTGCAGTTGTCATTCAAGGAATAAATATTGGCAGTAACGTGATAGTAGGAGCTGGAGCAGTTGTGCTAAAGGATATTCCAGATAATGTTATTGTAGTTGGTAATCCTGTTAGAATCGTAAAAGAGAATAATAAATGA
- a CDS encoding aminotransferase class I/II-fold pyridoxal phosphate-dependent enzyme, whose product MKTKIWLSSPHMGGEEQAFVKEAFDKNWIAPLGPNVNGFEEDLQKYNEITAAAALSAGTAALHLAMILLGVKTGDDVIASSFTFSATINPITYLGATPVLVDSESETWNMSPVLLEEAIKDRIFKGKKPKAIMVVHLYGMPAQMDEILKVADRYSIPVIEDAAEALGSKLNGQALGTFGKLGVYSFNGNKIITTSGGGALVSDDKEMIAKARFLATQARDAAPHYQHSHIGFNYRMSNIVAGIGRGQMLVLDDHIALRRANHQFYQDLFKDVVGVEVFTEPDEKYFSNHWLSCVTMDPEVCGVSREDLRLAMENENIECRPLWKPMHMQPVFADCPFYGDGTSERLFEIGLCLPSGSNMSEADRERIAAVVKTVFK is encoded by the coding sequence ATGAAAACTAAGATATGGCTTTCGTCTCCCCATATGGGAGGAGAAGAGCAAGCTTTTGTTAAAGAGGCTTTCGATAAGAATTGGATCGCTCCTTTGGGACCTAATGTAAATGGTTTTGAAGAAGATCTACAAAAATATAATGAAATCACTGCAGCAGCAGCTTTGAGTGCTGGAACAGCAGCATTGCATTTGGCTATGATTCTTTTGGGAGTGAAGACTGGTGATGATGTGATCGCTTCGTCTTTTACTTTTTCGGCTACCATTAATCCTATTACTTATCTTGGTGCTACCCCTGTATTGGTGGATAGTGAGAGTGAGACATGGAATATGTCTCCAGTTCTATTAGAGGAGGCTATTAAAGATAGAATATTTAAAGGAAAGAAACCTAAGGCTATCATGGTGGTGCATCTTTATGGTATGCCAGCTCAAATGGATGAAATCCTTAAGGTGGCTGATAGGTACAGTATACCAGTGATCGAAGATGCAGCAGAGGCGTTAGGAAGTAAACTTAACGGACAGGCTTTAGGTACATTCGGAAAGCTTGGTGTGTACTCTTTTAATGGAAATAAGATTATTACTACTTCTGGTGGAGGTGCATTGGTTTCTGATGATAAAGAGATGATAGCCAAAGCTCGTTTTTTGGCTACACAGGCTAGAGATGCAGCACCGCATTACCAACATTCGCACATTGGATTCAATTACCGTATGAGTAATATCGTGGCGGGTATCGGTCGTGGACAGATGTTGGTGTTGGATGATCATATTGCACTGAGAAGAGCAAACCATCAATTCTACCAAGATCTTTTTAAAGATGTGGTTGGGGTAGAGGTGTTTACTGAACCTGATGAGAAATATTTCTCTAACCATTGGTTGAGCTGTGTGACAATGGATCCAGAAGTGTGTGGTGTGTCTAGAGAAGATTTGAGGTTGGCTATGGAGAACGAGAATATCGAATGTCGTCCATTATGGAAACCAATGCATATGCAGCCAGTGTTTGCCGATTGTCCTTTTTATGGGGATGGTACTTCGGAAAGATTATTTGAGATCGGGCTGTGTTTGCCTTCAGGGTCAAATATGAGTGAAGCAGATCGCGAAAGGATAGCAGCGGTGGTGAAGACTGTGTTTAAGTAG
- a CDS encoding WbuC family cupin fold metalloprotein, giving the protein MLIDDSLLDDVCVKAEASERKRMNYNFHDSAEAPLQRMLNALQIGTYLRPHRHLTPEKDEVFILLRGRLAVFFFNDKGEVVESVILDRDKGKYGVDIPAGQWHGLLVLEDDSVIFEVKHGPYEPLCKEDFAPWSPAEGEDGVQAYMKELKRYL; this is encoded by the coding sequence ATGTTAATTGACGATAGTTTATTGGATGATGTTTGTGTTAAAGCAGAAGCATCTGAGAGAAAAAGGATGAATTATAATTTTCATGATTCGGCTGAGGCTCCTTTGCAAAGGATGTTGAATGCACTGCAAATTGGAACGTATTTGCGTCCGCATAGACATCTAACTCCAGAAAAAGATGAGGTGTTTATCTTGCTAAGAGGTAGGTTGGCTGTTTTCTTTTTTAATGATAAAGGTGAGGTCGTTGAGTCGGTTATCTTGGATCGAGATAAGGGGAAATATGGTGTGGATATTCCTGCCGGACAATGGCATGGATTACTGGTGTTGGAGGATGACTCCGTAATCTTTGAAGTGAAGCATGGTCCCTATGAGCCATTGTGTAAGGAAGACTTTGCTCCATGGTCACCTGCTGAAGGTGAAGACGGGGTGCAAGCATATATGAAAGAGCTGAAACGTTATTTGTAG
- a CDS encoding GxxExxY protein, with translation MREFEFIANQIIDSSYDVHVEMGPGLLESVYQKCLIYELRLRGFSVQREVSIPLQYKGVSLDSEYRIDILVENQIIIELKLVQEILPIHKAQLLSYLDLAT, from the coding sequence ATGAGGGAGTTCGAATTTATTGCAAATCAAATAATTGATAGCTCTTATGATGTACATGTCGAAATGGGACCTGGTTTACTTGAATCTGTTTATCAGAAATGTTTGATATACGAATTAAGGTTGAGAGGGTTTTCTGTTCAAAGAGAAGTGTCTATTCCTCTTCAATATAAAGGCGTTTCGTTAGATAGTGAATATCGTATAGATATATTGGTGGAGAATCAAATAATTATTGAACTTAAATTGGTTCAAGAAATTTTACCGATACATAAGGCACAATTATTATCTTACCTAGATTTGGCGACTTAA
- a CDS encoding transposase, which produces MSTITKIGISRSKLSDRAGLSLIMNFIKNIGFYSLVSNKFLSKIPYSGYGLTLESFFCQMVAHFIDGTHSSICSFDRKKLSASYAPVIGVEKNELASSFQIKRFIVKLSQLSNSELSEILNELFIWRLLHEKPKVIVLGVDTMVMDNNYSEKKEDNKPTYKKVKGFQPLHISWENSLIDVLFRPGNHHSNHGNDYTERVKHIVDLIRSRYSESVPIIVCSDSGFLDEKAFNFFDQLNISFITTGKMYKDITSELEHIK; this is translated from the coding sequence ATGTCAACGATAACAAAAATAGGTATTTCACGCTCCAAATTATCAGATCGAGCTGGACTATCACTGATTATGAATTTTATTAAAAACATTGGATTCTATTCCCTAGTATCAAACAAGTTTCTATCAAAGATCCCCTACAGTGGGTATGGTTTAACATTGGAATCATTTTTTTGTCAAATGGTCGCACATTTTATTGATGGAACTCACAGTTCAATCTGTTCCTTTGATAGAAAAAAACTCAGTGCATCATATGCACCCGTTATTGGTGTTGAAAAGAATGAATTAGCCTCTAGTTTTCAAATAAAACGATTCATAGTAAAACTGTCACAACTATCAAACAGTGAACTGTCTGAGATTCTAAATGAGCTCTTTATTTGGCGATTACTACATGAAAAGCCTAAGGTTATTGTTCTTGGGGTAGACACAATGGTAATGGACAACAATTATTCAGAAAAGAAAGAAGACAATAAACCGACGTATAAAAAAGTAAAAGGTTTTCAACCTCTTCATATATCATGGGAGAACTCCCTTATAGATGTCCTATTTCGTCCTGGTAATCATCACTCTAATCATGGCAATGATTATACCGAGAGAGTAAAACATATTGTAGATTTGATTAGATCTCGTTATAGCGAATCTGTCCCTATAATCGTTTGTTCAGATAGTGGCTTTCTAGATGAAAAAGCATTCAACTTTTTTGATCAGTTGAATATCTCTTTCATTACAACAGGAAAAATGTATAAAGACATAACCTCTGAACTAGAACACATTAAATGA
- a CDS encoding GxxExxY protein codes for MTDCHLGFLINFNVPLIKNGICRMVN; via the coding sequence ATGACAGATTGCCATTTGGGGTTTCTTATAAACTTTAATGTCCCATTGATCAAAAATGGAATTTGTCGGATGGTTAATTAA
- a CDS encoding capsule assembly Wzi family protein, with product MKRFFIFILLPWFFYGELKAQMQASVSSAIVFGGEEQTPFFIYSGQEGQVLQTDQFFTPYLFMDVGYNTISKRKRWTFTSKVSGYVTSQPDQNMLVLNQYYAAATYLGFRLSLGAESTSPRYGGLSLTNGDMLMSNNARPYPKVVFSTDGYIALPFGVLSKWIEWYAEYGEGVLNDDRYVDRPHLHQKKFHLKLMLPHGFSVTAGLDDYVMWGGSSPKYGELDESWQGYWDAIMGNAASSDGLIGDQMNVAGNHVGQHVFRVGYEVKDFELEGYYLHLFEDGSGKDFMNFPDGTWGVCWHKKKRSWLETAVVEWTITKDQSGTEHIAGQPSGKDNYFNHGVYASGWTYYGRTIGTPLMVPRKNDQGFASTRMEGLYVGLGGTVQDRWRWELRSAYWKHYRWYYKDDPKSYGSNKGYPKEQWSLGARVLYRLSDRWGCRVDMAMDRGDVVGDNIGVMFGVKYQIK from the coding sequence ATGAAACGCTTTTTTATTTTTATTTTATTGCCTTGGTTCTTTTATGGAGAGCTGAAGGCCCAAATGCAGGCATCTGTATCTTCAGCTATTGTTTTTGGCGGAGAGGAGCAGACGCCTTTCTTTATTTATAGTGGACAGGAAGGCCAAGTGCTTCAAACAGATCAATTCTTCACTCCCTATCTTTTTATGGATGTCGGATATAATACTATTTCAAAGCGTAAGAGGTGGACTTTTACTTCTAAAGTGAGTGGTTATGTTACTAGTCAACCAGATCAAAATATGCTGGTGTTAAACCAATATTATGCCGCTGCTACTTATTTGGGTTTTCGACTCTCTTTGGGTGCAGAATCTACGAGCCCTCGATATGGTGGTTTGTCCTTAACCAATGGAGATATGTTGATGAGCAATAATGCCCGTCCTTATCCTAAGGTAGTGTTCTCTACGGATGGTTATATTGCTCTGCCTTTTGGTGTTTTGTCCAAGTGGATAGAGTGGTATGCTGAGTATGGAGAAGGTGTACTCAATGATGACCGCTATGTGGATCGACCTCATCTGCATCAAAAGAAATTTCATTTGAAACTAATGTTACCTCATGGATTTAGTGTGACGGCTGGATTAGATGACTATGTGATGTGGGGTGGTTCTTCTCCTAAATATGGTGAGCTCGATGAATCGTGGCAGGGCTATTGGGATGCTATTATGGGAAATGCAGCTTCTAGTGATGGTTTGATTGGAGATCAAATGAATGTCGCAGGAAATCATGTGGGACAGCATGTTTTTCGTGTCGGTTATGAAGTGAAAGATTTTGAGTTGGAGGGTTATTATCTGCACCTCTTTGAGGATGGCTCTGGGAAAGATTTTATGAACTTCCCAGATGGTACATGGGGTGTCTGTTGGCATAAGAAAAAAAGATCTTGGTTGGAGACGGCGGTGGTGGAGTGGACTATCACCAAAGACCAATCGGGTACAGAGCATATTGCTGGGCAACCTTCAGGAAAAGATAACTATTTTAATCATGGGGTGTATGCTTCTGGCTGGACTTATTATGGACGTACTATAGGGACTCCATTGATGGTGCCACGCAAAAATGATCAAGGTTTTGCCTCTACTAGAATGGAAGGTTTATATGTTGGTTTGGGTGGAACTGTTCAAGACAGATGGCGGTGGGAGCTGCGCAGTGCCTACTGGAAACACTATCGATGGTATTATAAGGATGATCCTAAGAGTTATGGATCTAATAAAGGATATCCTAAAGAACAGTGGAGCCTTGGAGCGAGGGTGTTATATCGATTGAGTGATAGGTGGGGTTGTCGAGTAGATATGGCAATGGATAGAGGTGATGTGGTAGGGGATAACATCGGGGTGATGTTCGGAGTGAAGTACCAAATAAAATAA